Within the Candidatus Ozemobacteraceae bacterium genome, the region CATTTCAAGCTCGGTATCGCCTACTACAACCTCGGCAAGGAAGACCGCGCCATCACGCTCTGGGAAAAGGGCACCAACCTCAACCCCGAGGATTCCGACATCTTCTTCCGGCTCGGCGTCGCCTATTACAACAAGGGCCTCGACGACAAGGCCGTGCTCTCGTTCTCGAAGGCGATCGAGCTGAACCCCAAGAACTCCGAGGCGCACAACAATCTCGCCATCGTCTACTACCGCCTCGAGATGTACCCCCAGGCCATCGACGAGTGGAAGAAGGCGCTCGCGCTCAGCCCGCGCCAGCCCGAGATCTACAACAATCTCGGCAACGCCTACAGCAAGCTCAATCAACACCGGGAGGCGATCGAGATCTGGCAGAAGATCCTCGAGATCACGCCGCAGAACGCCGAGGTGCTGTTCAAGCTCGGCTCGGCCTACGGCAAGCTCGACGATCTCGACAAGGCCATTGAATACTGGAGTCAATGTATCTCCGTCAACCCGAACGACATCGAGGCGCAGTTCAACCTCGGCGTCGCGTTTTACAATAACGGCAACTTTAAAAAGGCCATCACCTACTGGAACACCGTCCGCGAGAAGCGCAGCGAGGACGCCGACATCTGCGAGAAGATCGGCAACGCCTACTGCGGCCTCGAGGACTTCGCCGAGGCGGCAAAGTTCTGGAACCGCGCCGTGTCCTACATGCCCGACGACGCGCAACTGCACCACAAGCTCGGCATCGCCTATTCCAAGCTGAACAAGACCCAGGAGGCGATCTTCCAGTGGCAGAAGTCGGTCGAGCTCGACCCGAACCACTTCGAAGCGCACCACAATCTCGGCATCGCCTTCTACAACCTGCAGCGGTTCGACGAGGCCCAGAAAGAGTGGGAAAAGGCCCGCGAGCTGAGCGGCAACGACCCCGACATCTACTTCAAGCTCGGCCACGCCTACCGCCAGAAACGCCGCCTCGACGAGGCGATCGCCTCCTGGAAGAAGGCGATCGAGCTCGATCCGAGCAACTCGAACGCCCACTTCGTGCTCGGCAACGTGTATGACGAGAAGGGGCTGATCGACGACGCCATCCTCTCGTGGCGGCGCGTCGTCGAGCTGTCGCCGAACGACATCGACGCGCACAACAACCTCGGCATCGCCTACTTCCAGAAGAACCTGTTCGACAAAGCCATCGCCGAGTGGGAGGACGCGATCCGCATCACCCCCGAGAACGGAGAGCTGTACAACAAGCTCGGCATCGCCTACATCAAGATGGACCTGTTCGACAAGGCCGTCGAGTGCTGGGAAAAGGCCCTCAAATACAAGCCCGAGGACGCCGACATCCTCTCGAACCTCGCGACCGCCTACCACAACCGCGAGATGTACGACAAGGCGATCGACATCTGGAAGCGCGTCATCAAGTACAACCCGCAGGACGCCGAGGCCCGCAACAAGCTGGGCATCGCCTACTACAACAAGGGCATGTACGACCAGGCGATCGAGCTGTGGAAGAAGGCGATCGAGCTCAACCCGAAGGACGCCGCCGCCTACTACAACATCGGCACCGAGGAGTTCGAGAAGGGTCGTATAGCGGAAGCTATAACAGCCTTCCGCAAGGTGCTCGAGATCGACCCGAAGTTCAACCAGGTGCATTACAACCTGGCGATCATCTACGCGCGCAAGCGCCAGTTCGGCGACGCCGTCGAGTCGGCCCGCCGCTACCTGCAGATCAGCCCGACGGGCGTCGAGGCCGACAACCTGAAAACCCTGATCGACCAGTGCGAGCACGAACTGGAGCAGAACGCCGAGGTCTGACCACGGCAGGTCCGGCGGTTTTCACTCCTGCTGAAATCATGAAGGGGCGGGTTTCAAACCCGCCCCTCCGTATGTTCGCGTGACAGACACGGAACATTCACGGCTTACCAATCGTGCCGTATGATGCCACCGCCGTCGGCGTTCACGTCGAGAATCGCGTTGGCGCCTTCCTGCCAGCGGAATGAACCGTCCGCCATCTTCATCAGGAACTTGTATTCGAACACGGCGCCGATCGGGAGCTCCAGACTCGTCATCCACGTGAGGTCACCCGTTTTCGTAAGGCGGGGCAGTCTCTCGGCCTTCGAATTCCAGTCGCCGAGCTGGGGAAGACCGCCAATGAGATGGATGGCGGCTCTGTCAGGAAGCTCCTCGTCGAGTTTCAGTTCGAACGAAATCTTCTTCCGCCCCCGAGCGAACGGATCCAACCGGGACCGCAGGAGCATCTCGTGCTCGCGAGTCCAGCGTCCCGGGATGTCGGCATCGATGACGAACAGGGCGCAGCGCAAACCGCCGAGCTTCACGCGGAGCGTTCCGTCAGTTATATTTGCCGATATACATCCAAGAAGGTCGTTCACAGCCGCTGGTTTCCGGGCAGGCGCCGGGAGAGGGACGTTCAGGTCCCGGGAGGCGGTCGCAAAGTTGAAAACCACAATTGCCTGTTGATCGGGTGTCAACCGCCCGAAGGCATACATGTCACGATCCATTGCGAGATGAATCTGCATACCGCGGGTCAGGGCCGGATGGCTCTTTCTGACTGCGATCAGTTTTTTCGTTTCGCCAAGAATGGGATTGCCGGCTTCGAACCGCATCGATCTCCTCGTCGAACACCAGGGTTCGATCGCACCGTCCAGCCCGATTTCGTCGCCGTAACAGAGGGTCGGGATGCCGCGCGCCGTGAGGAGCAGGCTGAGTGCGAGCAGGTAGCGGTCGCGATTGCCGCCGCAACTCGTGATGAACCGATCGAGGTCGTGGTTGTCGAGGAACGTCGCGAGCAGGCCGGCGTCGGGATACACCCGATCCATGGCGAATCTCACGCCGAGCTGGCGGGCGTCGCCTCCGCGGGAGATCACGTCGCGCAGGGTGTAATAGAGCGGATAATCGAACAGCGTGCCGAACGATCCCGCGTTCCAGGCGTCGGATAGCGTCGCGGGGTTCCCGTCCATCAGTTCGCCGAGCGTCAGAAATCCCTCGCCGTATCGTTCACGAAGACCGGAATTGAACGTCTTCCAGAACGAGATCGGCACATGTTTCACCGCATCGAGTCGGAAGCCTGCCGGTCTGATCTGCTCCACCCAGTATTTTGCCACCGAGGAGAAAAACCGTTGAACGACGGGCTTTTCGCTCGCGAAATCGGGCAGGCCGAACAGGCGGTATGACTCGAGCTGGTTCCGGTCGTTCCAGTCCGTGATGTTGCCGTTCGCATGGAACCAGTCCGGATGCAACGCTGCGATGGGAGCGTCGTAGCCGGCATGATTCACGACCATGTCAAGCAGCAGGGCGAGGCCCCTGCGATCCATGTCGTCGCGCAGCTCCCGAAGCTTGCGCATCGTGCCGAATCTCGGGTCGACCCTGAAGAAATCCCAGATCCAGTATCCGTGATACGCCTGCTGCCCGTAGAACGGCATGGGCCGGTTCCGGGCGACGGGACTCAGCCAGACGCCGGTGACGCCGAGATCGGTCAGCCAGTCGAGTCGCGCTCGCAGGCCGTCGATATCGCCGCCGTGAAACCCGCGCGGGTCCCGCGGATTGACGTCGAAATCGTCGCACGGGCAGCCGTTCTCGAAGCGGTCGAGCAGGACGAAATACAACACCTGGTCGCGCCAGGAGTCGATCGTCCGGGATTGGCCGCAACGGCCGGCCGGCACGGCGGCGAGAAGCAGAACCACGCAAGTGACGAAGGCCCGGAACGCCGTTCCGAACGGTTTCGTATATTTCAACATATTGTTCCTCCGTCGCCGGTCACGAAAAGGCGTTTCACAGGTGCCGGCTTCCATGGTAGGATACCCTCGAGGGTCGGATGTTCCACCATCTTACGAGGTCGCGGTGATTTCTTCAACGATGACGAGAACGGATACCGGGAGGCAGGCTGATGCCCCCCGCTGAAGGCCCGATCCTGTCTCGCCGTCTGCTCCGGTGGCTTTTCAACCTGGTCCGGCCGGCGGCCCTGCTGATCGTCTTCGCCCTCTTCCCGATCGCCGTCATCCAGTCCGCGATGCATCTCGTGGACCATATTGAGTGCGAGAAGATCCGCCAGGAAAAACGTTCGCAACACGATACTATATTGAATAAAATAAAAGCTGCGGACGACGACGCGCTCATGATCGCGCGCGCGATCAAACGCGTGTTCGACCGCCAGAACGAAACCGCCTCCCGCGCCGCCCAGGCCCGACTCGCCCTGCGCCTCAGACGCCTGTATGCGCAGTCGTTCGACCTGTATGTCTTCGACGATGCCAACCGTCTCAGATCCGATCTCAGCGTCGGCAGGCGGCCCCGCCGGGCGGTGGAGATGTGCTTCGTCACGCTCCAGGAGCTCTCCGCCGGCCTCCCCACCTCCAGAGAGAAGATCAGGCTTCTCTCCTCGGTCCTGAACGTTCCTTCCGAAACGGATCAGCTGACCATCCACCATGCCCTCCGGGCGATCGGCAACCGGCAGCAGGACGGTTTTTTCCAGTGGGGAACAACAAGCCCCGGCCTCCCGGGCAAGCTCAAAGGGTACATCCTGCTTCTCCACCCGGGAAAATTCAGGCCGAACCGTGCCATCCAGAACGCGATCAGGATTGCCAATCGCCGGTTCAGATCCTCTCAGTTCGGGCTCGTCGACACGCTGAAGAAGGAGACAACCCTGTTTCCGCCCGAACTGATGCGCGTCCAGGGCCTCGAATGGGTGCTCATGTCGTCGGCCTCGAAATACGACCAGACGTTTCAGACGGATGCCCATTTCGGAACGTTCATCCCGCGCTCGATTCCCGGCTACCTGGTCGCCTACTCGAAACAACCGGCCTTCTTCAGCAGATCTCTCGCGCTGACGGTCCACGCGTTCTGCCTATTCTGGCTCCTCATCGTTCTCTGGCATGTTCCCGCGGCCGGGACGAGCCTCGGCGGCAGAATCCCCACCAAGCTGATGGGCCTGTTCCTCTTCGCGATCGGCACCCCCTCGTTCGTCCTTCTGCTCGGCGGATATTACGCTCTGAAAGACCACGAGAACGTTCTCATGCAGAACCTCGAGTCGCGGGTGAAAAACAAGCTCCGCGTCTTCGACGACACCCTTCCGCTCGACGTCGCCCGCCGCGAGCTAGTGCTGAAAGACATTCTCGAGAAAATCCGCGCAACCCCCGACCTCGAAATACGCAAACAGATCTTCAGCACGGTAGGGAATCTCTCCGCGATCGACATGGCATTCATCATCAACAAGTCCGGCGCATCCGTCGCCACGGCGAAATCAATGACGGACGGCGACAAATACCAGAAACAGAGAAACTTCACGGTCCTCCTCGCCCGCGAGTTGCTGAACAGAATCAACAAGTCGCTCACCATCGATGCAGGCGCGCTCGCCGTCGACGCGGCCGAAGGGTTCCTCAGTGGAATCGTAGGCACCTTCAATCTCGACCAACTGAGCCAGAATCTCGGCCGGTTCATCATCCTCTCTCTCGGAACCGACAGTTCCTACGTCTTTTACGACGCCGTTTTCGCAAAGGACGGCTCGGCGGAGTATCTCGTCTTCATCGTGATGCATCGCGGCAAATTCCACAACGCCTATCTCAAGACGAAAATCCCGGAATTGATGAAGCAGCCCGACATGGAGCTGACCGTCAGCGGCATCGGGGAAAAAATTTTCCTCGGCTCGGCGGTTTTTCATGCCGCGAACGACCGAGTTCGCCTTCATGATATGGCGAAAGCCGTCATCCAGTCGCGCAACCCGATCCGGACGATCACCCCTGACGGCGGCTTCGGAAGGCTCTGGTATGCGAACATGGGCTCGAACCTGAGTAACTTCGCCCTCGTCGCAACGACGTCACTCAAGCCCGTCAAGGAACGAGTCCGCCTCCTCTGGCTGGTTCTTATATTACTCGCTATACTCGTTTTCGTCTCCGCCCTCTTGATCGGACGGCTGCTCACCGAACATTTCCTCGAGCCCATCGCGGCGCTCGGGGAGGGCATGCGCGCGATCGAAGTGCGCCGGTTCGAGCACAAGGTCCCGATTCTTTCCACCGACGAGTTCGGCCAGTTATCGGGGCTGATGAACCACGTGCTCGACGGCATGAAGGATCTGCAGGTCGCGCGGATCGTGCAGGAAAGCCTTTTTCCGGCCGACCCCCTCGATGCCGGCGGATTCCGCATCTGGGGACGGAGCATCGCGATGGCCGACATCGGCGGCGACTACTTCGACTATTTCATGTGCCGCGACGGGCGGCTCCGGGGTCTGGTCGGCGACGTGTCGGGCCACGGCGTGTCGGCCGCCCTCATCATGGGCATGGCGAAGTGCGCGCTGACGATGGACGAGAATGCCGGCCGGCCCCTCGTCGAGACCGTTACCTCGTTCAACAGGTTCCTGCTGGCAAACATCAAGAAGAAAAAAATGATGACGATGTTCCTGTATTCGCTCAATTCCGCGGACAACACCCTCGAATTCGTCAATGCCGGCCACAATTTTCCCTTCCACTGGAAGGCGAAGACGGGAACGATCGCCCAGATCGGTTCCGAGTCCTTCCCGTTGGGGGTCAGGGCCAAGGCCCTCTACAAGTGCGAGACCGTCACGCTGGAACCGGGCGATTCGATCCTGTTCTACACCGATGGCCTGGTGGAAGCCCCGTGCGGGGACAACGGTGAAATCATCGGATACGAACGCGCGACCGAGTGGTTCGCCTCGCTTGCCCACAACGATCCCACCGAGACGATCGGACGCCTTTTCGAACGCTTCGAGGCGCACACACGCGGCCAACCCGCCACCGACGACATCTCGATGATCTGCCTCAAGCGCCTCGACCTCACCGATCTGAAAAACAAGGATTTGCCATGAAAGACATAGGGTACTACGCGCTCATTCTCATTGTCCCGCTTGGCGCCATTCTCCTGGTCCTCATTGCCGTTCTTTCGAGCCATCCTGGCGCGAGTATTTCGTTCAAGGTGGAAGCTTCCAAATTTTTGAACACCTTCATCAAGGGCGGCGATCCCTTTGTGCTCATGGAACACGGGAACCTGGCCGGTCTCGAGAAACTCCTGAAACGCCATCCGGAAATGTCCCGGGAACGCGAGTCCGCCAGGGGATGCACTCCCTTGCATCTGGCTCCTGACGTCGATTTTGCCAGACTCCTCCTCGACCATGGTGCTGAGATTGATGCCGTCTTGAAATTCGACGAAATTACCCCGCTTCATGAAGCGATTTCTCATGGCCGCACCAAGGTGGCGCTCTTCCTGATCGATAGAGGAGCCAGTATTTCCAAGTTCGACAGTTTCAATCGTTCGCCGCTGCACGCAGCAGCTTTGTACGGAAATGTTGAGGTAACGGATGCCCTGTTGAAAAAGGGGGCCAACCCGAACGTCTGCGGTTCGAAAACGAACGATCTTACCCCGCCCCTCGAGGCATGTGCGCAGGGCACGTTGAATGTGGTCAGGTATTACTATGAGCATGGGATTCCATTCGATCTGACCGATGCGCTGTTTGTCAGCCTGTATTCCCCCCATTTCACCTCATCCGGAACAGATATTTTACGTACTATCGATGTAGAGCGATTTCTGCTCGACACGGGAAAGGTCGATGTGAACGCTCAGACACATCGACCGTACAAAAACGGGGAAACCCTTCTCCATGCTGCTGCCCGTTCTTACAACCTGGAATTTTTCCGAATTCTGCTCGAGCGCGGAGCTGATCCCGACAAGCCTGACGCCGACGGGAAGCGAGTCATCGACCGCATCAATAGCGATGAGTATGATTATTTCGGACATCGCCAGGAAGAGCGTGAGCTGATCGTGAAAATCCTGAATGAATTCAAGAGAGATAAGCCTTCCGTCCCATCTGCTCCAAAGAAAGACAATTGACATCCTGGTCAGGATATCCATAGACATCTGGACCCCGATAGGTTTTCCTGGATTTGTATTTTCGGAATGCGGACCAACTCCGGCAACTCGCCCGTCAAGGCTCTCCGGCCATCATGTCGGCCCTGGCCAGCCCCCTGGCCGATGTCGGAAATGCGACCGAGGATGTTCCAGTCTTGTTAGAGTCTCTCGCCGCAAGCCAGGCTCCTGTCCCCATGAACGAACAGACCACCGCAAAGGTCGAGGCCGCCTTGCGGCTTCTCACGGGCTTCGCTCTCGCAACCGGCACTCCCGCAGAAGTGTGACGGCGCCAAAGCCGAATGCCTGTTGCCGAAGACGGGAAACATTGGTAGGATGTGACGCCTGATGTCAGGCCAGTAATCAGAAACGAGCCCGCCTCAACCATGGCAACCGTCACGCTTTCCCTGAAAAAAGACCGCGAGTTCGCGCTGATGCGGGGCCACCCCTGGGTCTACCGCGAAGCGCTCCGCGACCTGCCGCCCGACGCCGCGACCGGCGACGAGGCCGTCATCGTGTCGCACAAGACCCTGCCGCTCGGCCGCGGCTATCTCGACCTCGACTCGCCGATCCTCGTGCGCATGGTCGAGGGCGACGCCGGCGACGATCTTCCGACCCGCATCAGGAAACGGCTGCATGCCGCCCAGACACTCCGGCGGTCGTTCTTCGACCCGGCCCAGACCGACGCCTACCGCCTCATCAACGGGGAAGGCGACGGCATCCCCGGCCTGATCATCGACGTTTACGGAAACGCCGCCGCCGTGCAGATCTACAGCCTCGGCCTCGAACCCTTCGTGAACGTCATCGCCTCGACGCTCCCGAAGATCATCCCCGGCCTTCGCTGGATCTGGCGCCGAAATCACGTGAAACGCGCGTCCGGCCCCGCCGCCGGCCTCATTTTCGGGAAGGACATGCCGGAGAAACTCCGGTTCCGCGAGAACGGCCTCAAGTTCCAGACCGACCTGATGAGCGGCCAGAAGACCGGCTTTTTCCTCGACCAGCGCGACAACCGCGCGCTCATCCGGCAGGTCGCGCGCGGCCGGAAGG harbors:
- a CDS encoding class I SAM-dependent rRNA methyltransferase — protein: MATVTLSLKKDREFALMRGHPWVYREALRDLPPDAATGDEAVIVSHKTLPLGRGYLDLDSPILVRMVEGDAGDDLPTRIRKRLHAAQTLRRSFFDPAQTDAYRLINGEGDGIPGLIIDVYGNAAAVQIYSLGLEPFVNVIASTLPKIIPGLRWIWRRNHVKRASGPAAGLIFGKDMPEKLRFRENGLKFQTDLMSGQKTGFFLDQRDNRALIRQVARGRKAANVCGYTGAFTVAALAGGATRVVTVDSAKPALAEASDNLKINGFDPAKNPLIAADMYDFLDSDRSETFDLLVVDPPSMARNRADLERAVRAYVKLNTLAINRLSPGGLLFTASCTSQLGRDEFASAVTEACRRAGRRARIIRESFHALDHPIALSHPEGRYLKGLLLEIA
- a CDS encoding alpha-amylase family glycosyl hydrolase, which encodes MLKYTKPFGTAFRAFVTCVVLLLAAVPAGRCGQSRTIDSWRDQVLYFVLLDRFENGCPCDDFDVNPRDPRGFHGGDIDGLRARLDWLTDLGVTGVWLSPVARNRPMPFYGQQAYHGYWIWDFFRVDPRFGTMRKLRELRDDMDRRGLALLLDMVVNHAGYDAPIAALHPDWFHANGNITDWNDRNQLESYRLFGLPDFASEKPVVQRFFSSVAKYWVEQIRPAGFRLDAVKHVPISFWKTFNSGLRERYGEGFLTLGELMDGNPATLSDAWNAGSFGTLFDYPLYYTLRDVISRGGDARQLGVRFAMDRVYPDAGLLATFLDNHDLDRFITSCGGNRDRYLLALSLLLTARGIPTLCYGDEIGLDGAIEPWCSTRRSMRFEAGNPILGETKKLIAVRKSHPALTRGMQIHLAMDRDMYAFGRLTPDQQAIVVFNFATASRDLNVPLPAPARKPAAVNDLLGCISANITDGTLRVKLGGLRCALFVIDADIPGRWTREHEMLLRSRLDPFARGRKKISFELKLDEELPDRAAIHLIGGLPQLGDWNSKAERLPRLTKTGDLTWMTSLELPIGAVFEYKFLMKMADGSFRWQEGANAILDVNADGGGIIRHDW
- a CDS encoding tetratricopeptide repeat protein, with amino-acid sequence MKRTYLQDEANTHYNLGIAYYTKGQYELAISEWIQSLIKNPQNGEARFKLGVAYYQLNRIDEALKEWEMAVQLDPRNFEVLHNLGIAYYNKGDDSKAIENWELCLEIKPQDPEIHFKLGIAYYNLGKEDRAITLWEKGTNLNPEDSDIFFRLGVAYYNKGLDDKAVLSFSKAIELNPKNSEAHNNLAIVYYRLEMYPQAIDEWKKALALSPRQPEIYNNLGNAYSKLNQHREAIEIWQKILEITPQNAEVLFKLGSAYGKLDDLDKAIEYWSQCISVNPNDIEAQFNLGVAFYNNGNFKKAITYWNTVREKRSEDADICEKIGNAYCGLEDFAEAAKFWNRAVSYMPDDAQLHHKLGIAYSKLNKTQEAIFQWQKSVELDPNHFEAHHNLGIAFYNLQRFDEAQKEWEKARELSGNDPDIYFKLGHAYRQKRRLDEAIASWKKAIELDPSNSNAHFVLGNVYDEKGLIDDAILSWRRVVELSPNDIDAHNNLGIAYFQKNLFDKAIAEWEDAIRITPENGELYNKLGIAYIKMDLFDKAVECWEKALKYKPEDADILSNLATAYHNREMYDKAIDIWKRVIKYNPQDAEARNKLGIAYYNKGMYDQAIELWKKAIELNPKDAAAYYNIGTEEFEKGRIAEAITAFRKVLEIDPKFNQVHYNLAIIYARKRQFGDAVESARRYLQISPTGVEADNLKTLIDQCEHELEQNAEV
- a CDS encoding SpoIIE family protein phosphatase translates to MPPAEGPILSRRLLRWLFNLVRPAALLIVFALFPIAVIQSAMHLVDHIECEKIRQEKRSQHDTILNKIKAADDDALMIARAIKRVFDRQNETASRAAQARLALRLRRLYAQSFDLYVFDDANRLRSDLSVGRRPRRAVEMCFVTLQELSAGLPTSREKIRLLSSVLNVPSETDQLTIHHALRAIGNRQQDGFFQWGTTSPGLPGKLKGYILLLHPGKFRPNRAIQNAIRIANRRFRSSQFGLVDTLKKETTLFPPELMRVQGLEWVLMSSASKYDQTFQTDAHFGTFIPRSIPGYLVAYSKQPAFFSRSLALTVHAFCLFWLLIVLWHVPAAGTSLGGRIPTKLMGLFLFAIGTPSFVLLLGGYYALKDHENVLMQNLESRVKNKLRVFDDTLPLDVARRELVLKDILEKIRATPDLEIRKQIFSTVGNLSAIDMAFIINKSGASVATAKSMTDGDKYQKQRNFTVLLARELLNRINKSLTIDAGALAVDAAEGFLSGIVGTFNLDQLSQNLGRFIILSLGTDSSYVFYDAVFAKDGSAEYLVFIVMHRGKFHNAYLKTKIPELMKQPDMELTVSGIGEKIFLGSAVFHAANDRVRLHDMAKAVIQSRNPIRTITPDGGFGRLWYANMGSNLSNFALVATTSLKPVKERVRLLWLVLILLAILVFVSALLIGRLLTEHFLEPIAALGEGMRAIEVRRFEHKVPILSTDEFGQLSGLMNHVLDGMKDLQVARIVQESLFPADPLDAGGFRIWGRSIAMADIGGDYFDYFMCRDGRLRGLVGDVSGHGVSAALIMGMAKCALTMDENAGRPLVETVTSFNRFLLANIKKKKMMTMFLYSLNSADNTLEFVNAGHNFPFHWKAKTGTIAQIGSESFPLGVRAKALYKCETVTLEPGDSILFYTDGLVEAPCGDNGEIIGYERATEWFASLAHNDPTETIGRLFERFEAHTRGQPATDDISMICLKRLDLTDLKNKDLP
- a CDS encoding ankyrin repeat domain-containing protein, translating into MKDIGYYALILIVPLGAILLVLIAVLSSHPGASISFKVEASKFLNTFIKGGDPFVLMEHGNLAGLEKLLKRHPEMSRERESARGCTPLHLAPDVDFARLLLDHGAEIDAVLKFDEITPLHEAISHGRTKVALFLIDRGASISKFDSFNRSPLHAAALYGNVEVTDALLKKGANPNVCGSKTNDLTPPLEACAQGTLNVVRYYYEHGIPFDLTDALFVSLYSPHFTSSGTDILRTIDVERFLLDTGKVDVNAQTHRPYKNGETLLHAAARSYNLEFFRILLERGADPDKPDADGKRVIDRINSDEYDYFGHRQEERELIVKILNEFKRDKPSVPSAPKKDN